A window of the Thermoproteota archaeon genome harbors these coding sequences:
- a CDS encoding DUF234 domain-containing protein, with amino-acid sequence LTPYRRNLMDVELVIREVPVTERWSSKRGRYFLADNFLTFWFRFVAPNLSLIEEGLLDVGTVRASYSQYLGSVFEKVAREAVIGLFRSGRLDMRVTRLGRWWGRGEEIDLVLVDTEKRKALLMEAKWSDLSARDVRRVARRLMLKGQLLLEGYDKEYLIIARRAEEVEGVRVLDLRSFDEVFGGA; translated from the coding sequence CTAACTCCATACCGGAGGAACCTGATGGATGTGGAGCTCGTGATCAGGGAGGTCCCGGTCACCGAGAGGTGGAGCTCCAAGAGGGGACGCTACTTCTTGGCGGACAACTTCCTCACCTTCTGGTTCAGGTTCGTGGCGCCCAACCTCTCCCTCATAGAGGAGGGCCTCCTAGATGTGGGAACTGTGAGAGCGAGCTACTCCCAGTATCTAGGATCTGTCTTCGAGAAGGTGGCTAGGGAAGCCGTGATAGGCCTCTTCAGGAGCGGGAGACTCGACATGAGGGTTACAAGGCTCGGCAGGTGGTGGGGGAGAGGTGAGGAAATAGACCTGGTGTTGGTAGACACCGAGAAGAGAAAGGCCCTACTCATGGAGGCCAAGTGGTCTGATCTAAGCGCTAGGGACGTGAGAAGGGTTGCTAGGAGGCTGATGCTTAAGGGGCAGCTCCTGTTGGAGGGATACGACAAGGAATATCTGATTATAGCTAGAAGGGCCGAGGAAGTTGAGGGGGTGAGGGTGCTGGACCTCAGATCGTTCGATGAGGTCTTCGGAGGAGCGTGA
- a CDS encoding dihydrolipoyl dehydrogenase has protein sequence MPEPIEYDAIAIGTGTAMNIVDGLLHHNPEMKVAVIDKDEPGGICLTRGCIPSKILIHSADVLRIVEDAHRFGIDVEIRKVDYGRVMRRMRNLIDPEIEMIRRGLSQHPNIDYYKEVAEFVAPYTLKVGDKLIKSNLILLCSGSKPYIPPIEGLEEVGYHTNRTIFHLFERPDSLAIIGGGYIAAEFGHFFSAMGTKVTIIGRNPRFLPQEEPEVSKLAKRELGRFVDIYTNHEVVKARKMPNGKKELIAINRETGEEVSFVADEILVAAGRAPNTDILHPERAGIETDEQGWIKVNEYLEASQPGVWVCGDANGKYLFKHVANYESKVIFYNIMGHKVKMSYHAVPHAVFTYPEVASVGMREAEAVEKLGKDRVLIGFHRYEDTAKGEAMGVKDYFVKVIVDAESGVIVGAHIIGPHASILIQEIVTLMYSRDPTYMAISTGMHIHPALSEVVERAFWHLTPVDHYHHMLHHLGLE, from the coding sequence GATGGACTCCTCCACCACAATCCTGAAATGAAGGTAGCCGTGATAGACAAGGACGAGCCGGGAGGCATCTGCCTCACGAGGGGATGCATTCCCTCCAAGATCCTCATACACTCCGCCGATGTCCTCAGAATCGTGGAGGACGCCCATCGCTTCGGCATAGATGTCGAGATAAGGAAGGTGGACTACGGGAGGGTAATGAGGAGGATGCGCAATCTGATAGACCCGGAGATAGAGATGATACGGAGGGGGCTGAGCCAGCACCCGAACATCGACTACTATAAGGAGGTAGCGGAGTTCGTCGCTCCTTATACTCTCAAGGTGGGTGACAAGCTGATCAAGTCGAACCTCATCCTCCTCTGTTCGGGATCGAAGCCCTACATCCCCCCGATAGAGGGACTGGAGGAGGTCGGCTATCACACCAACAGGACCATCTTCCACCTCTTCGAGAGGCCCGACTCCCTCGCGATAATTGGGGGAGGTTATATAGCGGCCGAATTCGGCCACTTCTTCTCAGCGATGGGCACCAAGGTAACCATCATAGGAAGGAATCCCCGGTTCCTACCTCAAGAGGAGCCTGAAGTCTCCAAGCTGGCCAAGAGGGAGCTGGGGAGGTTCGTGGACATATACACGAATCACGAGGTCGTTAAGGCCAGGAAGATGCCCAACGGTAAGAAGGAGCTAATCGCGATAAACAGGGAGACGGGTGAGGAGGTGAGCTTCGTCGCCGACGAGATCTTGGTGGCTGCCGGCAGAGCGCCCAACACCGACATACTCCATCCTGAGAGGGCCGGCATAGAGACTGATGAGCAGGGCTGGATAAAGGTGAACGAGTATCTGGAAGCCTCCCAGCCGGGAGTCTGGGTCTGTGGTGATGCGAACGGTAAGTACCTGTTCAAGCACGTGGCCAACTACGAGTCCAAGGTGATCTTCTACAACATAATGGGCCACAAGGTCAAGATGAGCTACCACGCGGTTCCTCATGCCGTCTTCACCTACCCGGAGGTGGCCTCCGTGGGTATGAGGGAGGCTGAAGCCGTAGAGAAGCTTGGAAAGGACAGGGTGCTCATCGGGTTCCACAGGTACGAGGACACGGCCAAAGGAGAGGCAATGGGCGTCAAGGACTACTTCGTTAAGGTGATAGTCGATGCGGAGAGCGGCGTCATTGTCGGCGCCCACATAATAGGGCCCCACGCCTCAATCCTGATACAGGAGATCGTTACGCTAATGTATTCGAGGGACCCCACATACATGGCCATATCCACGGGGATGCACATCCACCCGGCCCTGTCCGAGGTGGTGGAGAGGGCCTTCTGGCACCTCACGCCCGTCGATCACTACCATCACATGCTCCATCATCTGGGATTAGAGTAG